In Brachypodium distachyon strain Bd21 chromosome 5, Brachypodium_distachyon_v3.0, whole genome shotgun sequence, the genomic window AGAATTGAACATGAGAACAGACATTGCACCAAGAGCATTCATATGTAACCCCGTGATTGATGTACTGTGCAAGGGTGGAAAGGTGGATGAGGCAAACTTGATCCTAATGGAGATGGAAGGGAAAGGGTGTCGTCCCGACAAGTATACATATACTATTTTGATAATTGGGCACTGCATGAAGGGTAGGATATCGGAAGCCATCACATTTTTCAATAAAATGGTAGATACCGGGTGTTCCCCTGACAGTATTACAGTTAATTCTTTTATTGGTTGCCTTTTAAAGGCTGGGATGCCTAGTGAGGTGGACCGCATAATGAAAATTGCATCAGGGAGTACTTCCTCTAGTCAGGAAGTTCCTTCTCCTGTGAGTCAAAGCATAGACATTTCAGTAGCTGTATAGTTGAATGATACAATGGTGAACGTAGGGAAGAGCATCTTAACTGTTTCCGGCACGTATCGCGTGGCATCTGACACTTGTCCAAATAAGAAGAACAAGCTCCGGTGAGTTGATgttgctgtttttttaatcaaaggCCTTTCACATCATCTATACTAAACATTTGGTTCATCTGAACCATTTCCATACAGAGTCGTAATAACTTTATAGTTATCATCTTGGCTGTTCAAAACGTGTTAAATTCAATAGGTTGTGTAGCCTGATTAATGTCCTCTCTACATTTTAGTTAATCATAGATATAATAGCAGGGGTAACCGGAGACGGTGACTGGGATTTGATAGTTTGTTCTAGTCTGTACAAACTGTGGACAGGATTTCACTGCACGTGCGCTCATCTGATTCTATCGAAATTAGAGGCCTGGCTGGCAAGTTCCTGATTTTACTTGCATGTCTAGTCATGTGAACTCCACATGAGTTGTATTCAATTAAATCATAGTCAAAGATTGGAAGGCATTatactcatttttttttacattagTTGCCTTGCAGGAGGTTCAGTTATGAGGAACTCAAATGTAACTGGAGATCTTGATTTCACCAAGGCTATAGAACTATTGAGAAACTAATCCAAAGCAACTTTGTGCTAAGAAAGAAAAGGGACAAGCAGTTTGGTGCTCCATGTATTCACTGAAGTAATTTGGTGATATCCACAGCAAGAAGGAAGTGGCAGCGCGGCAAATTACACAGGGCTGCTGATTTGCTGAAGTGTGCTTCAGAAATTGCATCAATGGATGCTTGACACACACTAAACACCTCATGTATGATTGATCAACTCCCTGGGTTTCAAAGCGCAAGGTCCTCCTATCACATTGGAGGAGCTATTACCTCAATGAGGGAAAATTAGCAGTTGAAGACTCAATGTATGAAGTACGCGATGAAAGTATATTTACCCTCTAGCAGAGGTACTTCACTTGTATTGTTCCCTTTTGTTCATTGTTCATTCTGGTACAGAAGATATTTTAGGAAAGTGTAGTTGATCATTTTGACTATCATGCACAGTATGTGCATTTTCCGTACAATCATGTCTACACAAACCTGAGAATACAGTTTTGGCAATTACATTTACTTTGTGTCTCTTATTGTCTTGTTTCCATACTTCTCAGCATTGCCATATGACATGTGGAGGTGTTTAGCAGCTTGGCTTAGAAGTCTCATAAAATGAGCTGTCAGAAAGCTAACAAGGGCTAACTTTTTGTAATGAAAACATTGTATTAGGTTCTCTCCTACACCTTATGTTGTAGATGCAGGTACTGTAGCGAGTAGTGACAACCATTGCATTTCATTGCatgggaggagggagagaacATGGACTTACAAATTAAGATCATGGTAGCTCGATAAAGCATAAGCCGTTCCATCGAACCCAAGTTCAATGGGTAAATTCTTCGTTATTTCAGCTCTAAATTGATTTTTTCCCTCCAtttactttattttattttctttgttattTCAGTGAATATAAGTTCATAAAGCTGTACTGGAATGTTGTCTGCGCCTGTATACTTTGTGCTCCTATTGCTCTGTTGTGTGTATCTCTGTTTGTCAAAGATAATTGAGCATCAGCACATGTCATGTTCATACAATAAGATCTTGGCACTGCTACATCATCAATTAACCCCTCTTTAACCTCTAAATCTTTAAGACCATCTAAATCTGATATACACTGTAGCTGATACAGTGGGATGGTCTCAGTGGACATGCATTGATCTGATCTCCACTTCCAGACAAAGTAGGTGAATGTAAACCCACTGTCAGTGAACTAATTTACTCATCCATGTTATAAGCATCTGGTAGATTCCCCATGGATGTTGTCAAGAACTGCCATCACCCCAATGATAAAAGCCTGGTCACAACCTGACTGCACAGTCACATGGTAGAAGTCATTACTCCCTATCAGCTGTTTCTTTGCCATCTACAGAATGGATAATACATGTGTTAGATCTTAATTTTCTCAggatgcagaaatgcttgtgAGTTGTGGCATGCATGGAGATGCTTATAGACTTCGCTAGACACACTTGCACAAAGATGTTGAGTAGCAatcaaacaagatcactgaaATAATTAAAGAACATTCCTTAACCAACATCTTACTTTAGAGTAGCCTCTTTTTTCTATCATATTGTGTTGTCATTCTTGTTAATTATGACTCATGAGACATCTGTAGTTCATAACTGACTTGGGCACATGAGAGAAAGATAGTTGTTTAGTATTCCACATATTCAAACATGCCACTACAAAGAAATCCCAGTTCAAAATATACCAGTCAAATTTTGCACCTGTTCCTATATGCCACTACTGTTCGTCGACCATGTAAGAGATTCAAAATATTGTCAGTTTTTGTAATTATTGACCAAAATACCttgttagaaaaaaaatccctacTTTATCTCCATGGCCAACAGGTTCTACTACAAAAAGTTGTACAAATGTTCTCTCTAACATATGCAGAAACATGTATGCATAGAAATCTGATGCACTATAAAGTGGCGTATATGAAAATCAGTACAAAGGGAAAATCGGCTTTCAGGCAGCCACTTGATGGTCAACTTGCTAGTATCATATTTGGAACCGGTGCAGTTTTGAGTGATATTTTCGTATATGGAACCGAGATTCTTAGTGGCATATTTCAGACTGACCAAATTTTCAGGGATATATATGAAATTTTGTCCTATATGGAAACAAGGGATTCtccaaaagaaatatgatttccacaaaaagaagatgaaacTTTTGCTTGCAGGGGATTATGAAGGTATGTTTTGCATATCTGTGCCACTATTTGCCAGTGCAATCAATTACTGTGCGTCTCTATCTGCAAAAGATGTGTATGGGTTTGTGGTATGCATGGAAATGCTTTTGCACTTAACTAGACTTGCATACACATGGAGAAtggcaagcaagcaaaatCACTGCAAATAATTGAACAGCACCCCTTAACCAACATAGTCTCTACCCCTTCTTTCTGTTGTCATGGAATAGTTCTGTTAATTAGGATTCACGATGCACCTATAGTTCACAACTGACTAGCGCACATGACAGAAAGATACGTACTcgtttagtactccctccgatcctaaattattgtcgttgttttagtacaaatttgaactaaaacaatgacaagaatttaggattggagggagtaattgacTGACAACACAACGGAACTGTAGGAAAGAAATATAATTTACAGAAAGTTTTGCTTGCAGGGGATTATGAAGGTATGGGTGGCATACCTGAGCCACTATTTTGCCAGTGCAATCAATTATTGTGCAGTCTCTATCTCCAAAAGACCCACTGATCTCAAAGTCCCAATTTTTGCAGTGCCTCTTTGGTTCAATGTGAATTCTAATTGGTGCACCTTTTGCTATGCATGATTTTGGATCAGTTAGGCTAAAGACCAACTTGTTTTTCCCTTGGTAATCCATTGAGTACCCATTCCATTTGTTCCGGGTGCTCAGTGCTTGGACAATGCCTCCCTGCAATGGAGACTAGGGAGTTTTAGTACGGTGATTGCCAAACAAATATAGGATTGGATATGAGGGAAATTCTTTGTGTTGTCTTCTGGTGCATTGACACGTGTCTTCACTCTCTCAGGAATTCTATGTTTAAATTTACTTGCACCCATGTTTAATGTTTAACTTTACTTTAACAGCTAGCTTGA contains:
- the LOC100823637 gene encoding protein LURP-one-related 6 isoform X2, coding for MDNSMPVVSKMFCSSTPTALMIRRRPMVVNGGGFVVTDFNHNVVFIVDGCGILGSKGELMVKDGEGEQILFISRKGGIVQALSTRNKWNGYSMDYQGKNKLVFSLTDPKSCIAKGAPIRIHIEPKRHCKNWDFEISGSFGDRDCTIIDCTGKIVAQSGCDQAFIIGVMAVLDNIHGESTRCL
- the LOC100823637 gene encoding protein LURP-one-related 6 isoform X1, producing MDNSMPVVSKMFCSSTPTALMIRRRPMVVNGGGFVVTDFNHNVVFIVDGCGILGSKGELMVKDGEGEQILFISRKGGIVQALSTRNKWNGYSMDYQGKNKLVFSLTDPKSCIAKGAPIRIHIEPKRHCKNWDFEISGSFGDRDCTIIDCTGKIVAQMAKKQLIGSNDFYHVTVQSGCDQAFIIGVMAVLDNIHGESTRCL